The genomic DNA GCGCCGATGGGTTCCACCTCGCGGCCTTGGGCCACCACGTGACCCTGCTCGAACGCGAGCCCATCTTCCATGCCCTCCTGGCCGACGCGCTCGAGCGGGCGCTCGCGGGCGCGCTCGGGACGCGGGCCGAGGCCGCCGCCCGGCGGCTGACGCTGCACCTGGTAGACGCGCGCGCCTACCTCGCTGCCGCCGAGCGAGCGCAGGTCGTGTACCTCGACCCGATGTTCCCCGAGCGCGGCAAGGCGGCTCTGCCCGGGAAGGCCATGGCGCTCTTCAGGGAGCGGCTTGGGCCGCACGACTTGGGTGACGCCGAGGAGACGGAGCTCCTGCTCGCGGCCCGCCGCAACGCGGCGCGCCGCGTCGTGGTGAAGCGCCCCCTGCGTGCTCCGCCCCTCGGCGGGGTGGCCCCGAGCGGGGCGTTGAGCGGCAACACCGTGCGCTTCGACCTCTACGCCGCGCTGGTCCCGGGCGCCGAGCGCGGGTGAAGATGGGGTCGGTAGCGCGCCGCGCCCGCCGTGCGGGCGGCGGTCGGCTAGAGAGAGGTGAGGTCGCGATGGGATCAGACTACGACGCGCGTCAGGCAGGACCGCACGCCCCCAAGAAGGTCGCGGTGCTGGGCGCCGGCACGATGGGCGGCGGCATCGCCACCAGCTTGCTCATCGGGGGCCACACGGTCGGCCTCTTCGATACCAGGGCGGAGGCGCTGAGCGCGGCGGCCGCGCGCGCGGCCAAGCGGGCGGCGGAGGCGGTAGCCGCAGGCAAGCTGACGACCACGAGCGACCTCGCCGAGGCGGTGGCCGGCGCGGACTTCGTCATCGAGGCCGTCCCGGAACTCCTCGAGCTGAAGCGCGACCTCTTCGCCAGCGTCGGCGCGTTGGCGCCCGACCACGCGGTGCTGGCCACCAATACGAGCGAGCTGTCCGTCACCGCCATAGCCGCCGCCACGCAGCGCCCAGCGAGCGTCGTCGGCATGCACTGGTTCAACCCGCCGGAGCGCATGGCGCTCGTCGAGGTCGTGCGCGCCGCGCAGACGTCGGAGGCGACCCTGGCCGCCACGCTCGCGCTGGCGGCGAGCTGCGGGAAGGAGACGGTCGTCGTCGAGGACCGTCAAGGGTTCGTGACCACGAGGGCCGTCGCCGCACTCTTGCTCGAGGGGGTGCGGATGCTGGAGGAAGGCGTGGCGGCGCCCAAGGACATCGACAAGGCGGTAAGACTCGGCCTCAACCACCCGATGGGCCCGCTCGAGCTCGCGGACCTCATCGGGCTCGACACGGTGCTGCTGATCGCGGACTCGCTCAAGGACGCGCTGGGCGAGCGCTTCCTCGCCCCGCAGACGCTGCGCAAGCTCGTCGAAGCCGGTCGCCTCGGCCGCAAGTCCGGGCGCGGGTTCTACGAGTACGGCGGCTAGCCTCGAGGCACCCCGGTAGTCGGGAGGGCGACGGCAGCCGCAAGGCGGCGCGGGGAGCGCCTGCGACGGAGGGCGGTCGAGGACCTGGGCCGCACCGCGAGCCCGGGGGGCGGATAGGGAACGCCTCCCGTGAGGGAGGCGTCGTGGCTGGCCCACAGAGATTCGAACTCCGACCGACCGGACCAAAACCGGGTGTCCTGCCATTAGACGATGGGCCATCGTCGCGGTTGCCCTACGCGCCTGGCGTGCGCTTCGAGGGTGTGCAGCCCCGAGCAGCGGTTGGCTGGCCCACTAGGATTCGAACCTAGACCGACGGAACCAGAATCCGTTGTCCTGCCATTAGACGATGGGCCAACATGGCGGCCCGAGGCGCATCTGGGAGTGTATGAGACACGGCCTGACGCGTCAAGGGAGGCCGGCTCGCCTCGCAACGCGACACCCGATCCCCGGGACGGTGCCGAGCGCGGGCGTGTGCCTGGCGCGCGACCCGCCCCGCGCTTCCCGCGCTTACGGTATACTTCGCGAGCTTGGCATGCCGGGCCGCGCGCCCGCGCGCCGCACGTTGGAGAGGTGCCAGAGTGGTTGAATGGGACGGTCTCGAAAACCGTTGTGTGGCTCCGCTGCACCGTGGGTTCGAATCCCACCCTCTCCGCCACGTCACGGCCGCCCTATAGGGCGGCCGTTCGCTTGCGCCCATGGACCGGCCCGTTCGACGCCGTGACCGGACCGCCACCGCCGGCCGGTCCGCTCAGCCACCGCCGGCTCAACGCAGCCGGTCGAGCGCTCGAAGCCGAGCCGCCGCGAAAGGAACTACGAAGATGGCCGTCACGGTAGTCGACCACCCGCTCGTCCAGCACAAGCTCTCCATACTGCGCGACAAGGACACGAGCGTCAGGGAGTTCAGGGCGCTCTGCCAGGAGCTCACGATGCTGATGGCCTTCGAGGCCATGCGTGACCTCGAGCTGGAGGACGCGACGGTGGAGACGCCGGTCGCCCTGGCCCACGTCAAGCGCCTGGCGGGCAAGAAGCTCGCCCTCATCGGCATCCTGCGCGCCGGCCTCGTGATGGTGGACGGCATCCTCGCGCTCATGCCGACCGCGCGCGTCGGCCACATCGGTCTCTACCGCGATCCGGACACCCTCAAGCCCGTCCAGTACTACTCCAAGCTGCCGAGCGACGTGGGCGAGCGCGACGTCTTCCTCCTCGACCCGATGCTCGCCACGGGCGGCAGCGCCGCCGCCGCCATCCAGGTGCTCAAGGAGAAGGGCGCCACGCGCATCAGGCTCCTCTGCATCATCGCCGCGCCCGAGGGGATCAAGACCGTCACCGACGCCCACCCGGACATCGATATCATCGTGGCCGCCCGCGACGAGCGCCTCAACGACCACGGCTACATCGTGCCGGGGCTCGGCGACGCCGGCGACCGCCTGTACGGCACGCGCTGACCGAGGCCCGAGGAGGCGCCGCTCGGCCGTCATGATGCCCGCTGTGGCGTCGCGGGAGCCGCCCACAACCGGCAGGAGCGTCGAGCGCATGTAGTCCTGCCTTCGTTCAGCACACTCATGAGGCCCTTACCGCCCTCATTAGAATGGTTGACGTGCGCGGCACCCTCCTCCTCTTCCTACCCCTGGTCATCACGGCCTTCGTCGTCGCCTTCGGCGCCGTCATCTGGCTCGTACCGCGCGTGCGGGCGTTCGCGGTGCGCATAGGCGCCGTCCAGGTCGGCGGCAGCGCGCACGGCGGTGGCGTGCGCCAACACGACGGGCGGGTCCCCAACATCGGCGGCATCGCCATCCTCGCGGGCTTCCTCGTCGCCGTGCTGGCGGGCAGCCTCGTCGCGCCGCAGCTCATCGACGACTTCCGTGTCGAGCTCCTCGCCATCGCCCTGGGCGGCGCGCTCATGACGCTGGTGGGCTTCATCGACGACATGTGGGAGGTACCGCCGCCCCTGCGGCTCGCCACCCAGGTGGTCGCGGCCGGCATCCTGGTCGTCAACGGCGTGCGCATCGGCTTCGTCACGGACTACTTCGGGGCCGGCACGTTCCTGTTCATCCCGGAGACGCTCTCCGTGCTCGTCACGATCCTGTGGGTGGTCGGGTTCACGAACGCCTTCAACTTCATCGACGGCCTCGACGGCCTCTCCTCGGGCATCGCGGCCATCTCGAGCATGAGCCTGCTGGCCGTGGCCGTCCAGTTCGACGACCGGGGCGGCGCCGTCCTGCTCCTCGCCGCGCTCGCCGGGTCCGCCCTCGCGTTCCTGCGCTACAACTTCGGCCCGGCCACCATCACGATGGGCGACTCCGGCGCCTACCTGCTCGGCTACGTCCTCGCGGCCGTCAGCGTCCTCGGCGCGTTGAAGGTCACGGCGGCCATCTCCGTCGTCGCGCCGATCCTCGTCCTCGCCCTGCCCGTCGTGAACATCACCCAGGTAACGCTCCGGCGCCTGCGGCGCGGCAGCTCGCCGGCACTGGCAAGCAACGACCACATCCACGACATCATCCGGGCGCGCTCGGGCTCGAAGCGCTTCACGGTCGTGCTCCTATGGACGGCGACCCTGATCCTCGGGGTGGTCGGCATGCTCCTCTCGAGCACGCCGCCCGTCCTCACCCTGCTCACCCTCATCGTCACGGTCGTCGCCATCGCCGCCGTCTCGCTGCTGCGCCTGGCGGAGGTACGTCGCGCCGGGTCGCACGCGTGACCGGCGCCGGAACCGACGACGGATCCGAGCGGCTGAGCACACCCGGCGGGCGCGCGCCGCGCGTGGTCGCCGCCTTCGGCACCCGCCCCGAGGCCAACAAGATGGCCCCCGTCGTAGCCGCGCTCGCACGCACGCCCGGCATCGAGCCACTGACGCTCGTGACGGGCCAGCACCGCGAGCAACTGGCGAGCTCGCTCGCCGCCTTCGGGCTGACCCCCGACGCCGACCTCGACGTCATGACAGAACGCCAGACGTTGGCCGGGCTGTTCGCCCGCATCGTGCCGGCCGCCGCCGCCGAGCTGGAACGCCTCCGGGCCGACTACGTGCTCGTGCACGGCGACACGACCACGACGTTCGCCGTGGCGCTGGCCGCGCACCTCGTCGGCGTGCCGGTAGCGCACGTCGAGGCCGGACTGCGCTCGTTCGACCTGTCCCAGCCTTTCCCGGAGGAAGCGAACCGCCGCCTGACCGACGTCATCACGGACCTCGACCTGCCCCCGACCGACCTCGCCAAGCGCAACCTGCTCGCCGAGGGCAAGAGCGAGCGGCGCATGGTCGTGACCGGCAACACGGCCGTCGACGCCGTGCAGCACATGCGCAAGAGCGCCAAGCTCCCGGAGCGCCTCGGGGCCGGCCCCTTCGTGGCCGTGACCATGCATAGGCGGGAGAACCTCCCGGTGATGGCCGGGCTGGCCGCCGCCGTGGCCGCCGTGGCCAAGGCCAACCCTGACCGCCTCTTCGTCTACCCGGTCCACCTCAACCCGGCCGTCAGGGAGGCCGTCACGCCGGCACTCTCGGGCCTGCCCAACGTGGTGCTCGACGAGCCTTACGACTACGACGCCATGTTGGCCCTGTTGGCCGCCGCCGACCTCATCGTCACCGACTCCGGCGGGCTGCAGGAGGAGGGCGCGGCGCTCGGCGTGCCGGTCGCCGTGCTGCGCAACGTCACCGAACGCCCCGAAGGCGTGGCTGCCGGCGTCCTGCGGCTGCTCGGCAACGAACCGGCCGCCGTCAGGGCCGGCCTGGAGGAGCTGCTCGCCGATGCGCGCGCGCTCGCCGCCATGCGCTCCAAGCCTAACCCTTACGGCGACGGGCGTGCCGGGGAGCGGATCGCCCAGGCGGTCGCGTGGCGCTTCGGGCTCGGTCTGCGCCCCCGGGACTGGGTCTACGCGGGCCGGTCATGACCGGCGGCGCTCCGCACCGGCTGCCCTTCCGCCGCCCCCTGCCCGACGGCTCCACCGCGCTCGAGTGGCGCGGCGCCGCCCTGATGGGCATCGTCAACGTCACCCCGGACAGCTTCAGTGACGCCGGTGAGACCTTCGCCGCCGAGGCGGCCGTGGCCGCCGGCCTGCGCCTGCGCGAGGAGGGCGCCCTCATCCTCGACGTCGGCGGCGAGTCGACGCGGCCCGGCGCCCTCCCAGTCAGCCCGGAGGAGGAGGCGCGCCGCGTCCTGCCCGTCGTCGCCGAGCTCGTCGCGGCCGGCGCCGTCGTCAGCATCGACACGCGCAAGGCCGAGGTCGCCGCCGCCGCCCTGGCCGCGGGCGCGGCGATCGTCAACGACGTCGGCGGCCTGCGCGACCCCGCCATGCTCGCCGTCTGCGCCGCTGCCGGCGCACCGGTGGTGATCATGCACATGCAGGGCGAGCCGCGCACCATGCAGGCGGCGCCGGCGTACGCCGACGTCGTCGCGGAGGTCGAAGAGCTCCTGCTGCGCCGGGCACGCCTTGCCGAGGCGGCCGGCCTGCCGGGGGTCGTGCTCGATCCCGGCATCGGCTTCGGCAAGGACCTGGGGCACAACCTGGCGCTCCTGCGCGCCACGCCGCGGTTGGCGGGCCTCGGCCATCCGCTCATGGTCGGCGCGTCGCGCAAGGCGTTCATCGGGCGCCTGGCCGGGGGAGTCGGCCCGGGGTCGCGCCTGCCCGGCACGCTCGCCGCGCACCTGGCGGCGGCGGCGGGCGGGGCGGCGCTGCTGCGCGTGCACGACGTCGCGGCGCATGCCCAGGCCCTCGCCGTGGCGGCGGCCGTGGCGGAGGGCAAGTGAGCCCCGAGCGCGACGAGCGGGAGGCGACGACCGTCGGGACCCCTCGGAGCGTTCGGGGGCAGGGCTCGCCGACCCGCTGGGGAGCCGCACGCGCCTACGTGGCGTTGGGGGCCAACCTCGGCGACCCGGCCGCTCAGTTCGGGCGGGCCGCGCGCGCCTTGGCCGACCTGGCCCCGGTCGTGGGCCGCTCCAGGCTCTACTCCGGGCCGGCCGTCGGCGGCCCGAGCGGCCAACCGCCATACCTCAACGCGGTCCTGGCGCTCGACGCGCGCGCTTACGTCGGCAGGGAGGCCGACCTCCTCGCCGCGCTCCTCGAAGTGGAGCACGACCTTGGGCGCGTGCGGCGGGAACGCTGGGGCCCGCGCGTCATCGACCTCGACCTCCTGAGCGTCGGCGGGAGCGTCGTCCAGGGCCCGACGTTGAGGCTGCCCCACCCCCGCCTCGAGGAGCGTGCCTTCGTGCTCGCGCCGCTCCTGGACCTGGACCCGGAGTGGCGCCACCCGCTGAGCGGCCGACGCGCCGCCGACGCGCTCGCCAAGCTGCCCGCTACGCTCGAACCGAACCCTTCCGCTTGGTGAGCGGCACGAAGCACACGGGCGAGCCGGGGGACGCCGCGTGCGCCAGCGGAGGCCGACCGGACGCGCACCCGCAAGGAGCCGAGGGTCCTGGCGCTGGGTACACTGGGCGACCGATGCGACTGTTCGCCATCGCCGATCCCCACCTGTCGCGCGCCGTGCCGAAGCCGATGGACATCTTCGGCCCCGGCTGGCAGGGTCACCCCGCCGCCTTCTTCGACGGTTGGCGCCGGACGGTGGGGGAGGACGACCTCGTGCTCGTGCCCGGCGACATCTCCTGGGCCATGCGGTTCGAGGACGCCATGCTCGACCTGCGTGACCTCGCGGAGCTGCCGGGCCGGAAGGTGCTCCTGCGCGGCAACCACGACTACTGGTGGCCCTCCATCAGCCGCCTCCGCCGCGAGCTGCCCCGGGGGATGTGGGCGGTCCAGAACGACGCCGTGGCGGTCGGTGGGGCGGTCGTGTCCGGCACGCGCGGCTGGGTCTGTCCGGGCAGTCACGGCTTCACGGCGGAGGACCAACGCATCTACGACCGGGAGGTCGAACGCTTGCGGCTCTCGCTTGCGCACGCGGCCAAGCTGGAGGGTGCGTACCGCGTCGTGATGCTCCACTTCCCGCCGACGAACGCGCGCCTCGAGCCCTCGGAGCTGACCGACCTGATCCTGGCCGCCAAGCCGGACGCGCTCGTGTTCGGGCACGTGCACGGCGAGGAGCCGCAAGGCATCCTCCCGCGGCTGGGCGACGTGAACGTGCACTTCGTGGCGGCGGACGCGCTGCGGTTCGAACCGAAGCTCATCGCGGAGCTGCCGCGCTCGGGCACCGACGTCGGTGTCGCGGGCGCCGGGAGCGCGGCGTGAGCGGCACGGGTGCCTGGCCGACGGGGCGGCAGGTGCTCGTAGTCAACGCCGGCAGCTCGAGCCTGAAGATGAAGCTCTTCCCCCAAGGGGCGGCGTTGCTGGTGGAGCGCATCGGCGGCGCGACGGCCGCG from Trueperaceae bacterium includes the following:
- a CDS encoding class I SAM-dependent methyltransferase; translated protein: MTVRRLPDAGGGATLEATPDGLALRTPAGLIVRAAAEHLAGPRFQGRDLLARATFARAGADPVSVIDATAGLGADGFHLAALGHHVTLLEREPIFHALLADALERALAGALGTRAEAAARRLTLHLVDARAYLAAAERAQVVYLDPMFPERGKAALPGKAMALFRERLGPHDLGDAEETELLLAARRNAARRVVVKRPLRAPPLGGVAPSGALSGNTVRFDLYAALVPGAERG
- a CDS encoding 3-hydroxyacyl-CoA dehydrogenase family protein; the protein is MGSDYDARQAGPHAPKKVAVLGAGTMGGGIATSLLIGGHTVGLFDTRAEALSAAAARAAKRAAEAVAAGKLTTTSDLAEAVAGADFVIEAVPELLELKRDLFASVGALAPDHAVLATNTSELSVTAIAAATQRPASVVGMHWFNPPERMALVEVVRAAQTSEATLAATLALAASCGKETVVVEDRQGFVTTRAVAALLLEGVRMLEEGVAAPKDIDKAVRLGLNHPMGPLELADLIGLDTVLLIADSLKDALGERFLAPQTLRKLVEAGRLGRKSGRGFYEYGG
- the upp gene encoding uracil phosphoribosyltransferase; the protein is MAVTVVDHPLVQHKLSILRDKDTSVREFRALCQELTMLMAFEAMRDLELEDATVETPVALAHVKRLAGKKLALIGILRAGLVMVDGILALMPTARVGHIGLYRDPDTLKPVQYYSKLPSDVGERDVFLLDPMLATGGSAAAAIQVLKEKGATRIRLLCIIAAPEGIKTVTDAHPDIDIIVAARDERLNDHGYIVPGLGDAGDRLYGTR
- a CDS encoding undecaprenyl/decaprenyl-phosphate alpha-N-acetylglucosaminyl 1-phosphate transferase, with amino-acid sequence MRGTLLLFLPLVITAFVVAFGAVIWLVPRVRAFAVRIGAVQVGGSAHGGGVRQHDGRVPNIGGIAILAGFLVAVLAGSLVAPQLIDDFRVELLAIALGGALMTLVGFIDDMWEVPPPLRLATQVVAAGILVVNGVRIGFVTDYFGAGTFLFIPETLSVLVTILWVVGFTNAFNFIDGLDGLSSGIAAISSMSLLAVAVQFDDRGGAVLLLAALAGSALAFLRYNFGPATITMGDSGAYLLGYVLAAVSVLGALKVTAAISVVAPILVLALPVVNITQVTLRRLRRGSSPALASNDHIHDIIRARSGSKRFTVVLLWTATLILGVVGMLLSSTPPVLTLLTLIVTVVAIAAVSLLRLAEVRRAGSHA
- the wecB gene encoding UDP-N-acetylglucosamine 2-epimerase (non-hydrolyzing), whose protein sequence is MTGAGTDDGSERLSTPGGRAPRVVAAFGTRPEANKMAPVVAALARTPGIEPLTLVTGQHREQLASSLAAFGLTPDADLDVMTERQTLAGLFARIVPAAAAELERLRADYVLVHGDTTTTFAVALAAHLVGVPVAHVEAGLRSFDLSQPFPEEANRRLTDVITDLDLPPTDLAKRNLLAEGKSERRMVVTGNTAVDAVQHMRKSAKLPERLGAGPFVAVTMHRRENLPVMAGLAAAVAAVAKANPDRLFVYPVHLNPAVREAVTPALSGLPNVVLDEPYDYDAMLALLAAADLIVTDSGGLQEEGAALGVPVAVLRNVTERPEGVAAGVLRLLGNEPAAVRAGLEELLADARALAAMRSKPNPYGDGRAGERIAQAVAWRFGLGLRPRDWVYAGRS
- the folP gene encoding dihydropteroate synthase, yielding MTGGAPHRLPFRRPLPDGSTALEWRGAALMGIVNVTPDSFSDAGETFAAEAAVAAGLRLREEGALILDVGGESTRPGALPVSPEEEARRVLPVVAELVAAGAVVSIDTRKAEVAAAALAAGAAIVNDVGGLRDPAMLAVCAAAGAPVVIMHMQGEPRTMQAAPAYADVVAEVEELLLRRARLAEAAGLPGVVLDPGIGFGKDLGHNLALLRATPRLAGLGHPLMVGASRKAFIGRLAGGVGPGSRLPGTLAAHLAAAAGGAALLRVHDVAAHAQALAVAAAVAEGK
- the folK gene encoding 2-amino-4-hydroxy-6-hydroxymethyldihydropteridine diphosphokinase; protein product: MSPERDEREATTVGTPRSVRGQGSPTRWGAARAYVALGANLGDPAAQFGRAARALADLAPVVGRSRLYSGPAVGGPSGQPPYLNAVLALDARAYVGREADLLAALLEVEHDLGRVRRERWGPRVIDLDLLSVGGSVVQGPTLRLPHPRLEERAFVLAPLLDLDPEWRHPLSGRRAADALAKLPATLEPNPSAW
- a CDS encoding metallophosphoesterase, with amino-acid sequence MRLFAIADPHLSRAVPKPMDIFGPGWQGHPAAFFDGWRRTVGEDDLVLVPGDISWAMRFEDAMLDLRDLAELPGRKVLLRGNHDYWWPSISRLRRELPRGMWAVQNDAVAVGGAVVSGTRGWVCPGSHGFTAEDQRIYDREVERLRLSLAHAAKLEGAYRVVMLHFPPTNARLEPSELTDLILAAKPDALVFGHVHGEEPQGILPRLGDVNVHFVAADALRFEPKLIAELPRSGTDVGVAGAGSAA